GGGCAGCAAGCGCAAGGCCGACCCGGACGCGCCCATCTCGGCGGCGAACCAGGCCTACTACTACGCGAGCCACGGCTATGTGTTCGCCATCCAGGACCGGCGCGGCAAGTTTGAATCGGAAGGTGACTACGTGGTGCTGAACGGAGACGTGGAGGATGCCGCCGATACGCTCGACTGGTTCGGCGCGCAGCCCTGGTTCAGCGGCAGGAGCAGCATGATCGGCTGCTCGATTCCGGGCGCCAACCAGATCAAGGCGGCCCAGACCCTGCATCCCGCGCTGACATCCATCGTCCCCCAGTCCGCCGCCACCGGCCATGGCACCGCGGGCGGCACCATGGCCAAGCTCTGGAAGCGGGGTGGAGCCACCAACCTGACCATGGCGATCTGGTCCCATTTTGCGGGCACGAACCTGTTTTACCGCCCGTCGCGCCGGCTTTCGCGTGAAGAGTTCCTGCAGGTGGCCGATTTCTACGACCCGGCCCCGGATCTCGGCGATGACCTGCTGTCGATGGGCGACAATCCGGACTTGTTCAACAAGTACTTCGTCGACGCCATGATGGTGCTGCCTTCGATCGACATTGCCAGGGTTCTCGAATCGCCCCCGTCGGACTGGGAAGACCTGACCCGTGAACCCATGGATCCCTGGTGGGACGGCGGCGACTACCTGGAGGACGATACCAGGGTCAACGCGGCGGCCCTGCACATCAATTCATGGCACGACTATGGCGTGAACGAGACGTTCCTGCAGTTCCGGCATTTCAGTGAAAAAGCCGAGACCCGGTATGCGCGCGACAACCAGTTCGTGATCATCTCGCCGTTGGCGCACTGCAATATCGAATCCGTTTCGTCGCGGACGGTTTCGGGCCAGCGGGATATGGGCGATGCGCGCAAGGATATCTGGGGAACCTATCTCAGGTGGTGGGATTACACCCTGAAAGGATTGGACAATGGCTTCGATGAGGAACCGAAGATCCAGTACTACGTTCCCGGGCGGAACGCGTGGAAGTCCTCGGA
The sequence above is a segment of the Gemmatimonadota bacterium genome. Coding sequences within it:
- a CDS encoding CocE/NonD family hydrolase, whose product is MKFLIRYVFLCAAVLAFVACSEKREAETSAADGSPPEPETVPFEKGPYEVRVERSHFVPMRDGVRLSTDLYFPVGAEGKLPVILERTPYDKGSKRKADPDAPISAANQAYYYASHGYVFAIQDRRGKFESEGDYVVLNGDVEDAADTLDWFGAQPWFSGRSSMIGCSIPGANQIKAAQTLHPALTSIVPQSAATGHGTAGGTMAKLWKRGGATNLTMAIWSHFAGTNLFYRPSRRLSREEFLQVADFYDPAPDLGDDLLSMGDNPDLFNKYFVDAMMVLPSIDIARVLESPPSDWEDLTREPMDPWWDGGDYLEDDTRVNAAALHINSWHDYGVNETFLQFRHFSEKAETRYARDNQFVIISPLAHCNIESVSSRTVSGQRDMGDARKDIWGTYLRWWDYTLKGLDNGFDEEPKIQYYVPGRNAWKSS